One Dehalococcoidia bacterium DNA segment encodes these proteins:
- the acnA gene encoding aconitate hydratase AcnA: MAGNFDPFGARASLQLADGSRVAYYQLEALKQRGVGDLGRLPYTVRVLLENVLRLCDGSLVKEDDVLALARWQPGNQDFPFLPARVLLQDFTGVPCVVDLAAMRSAVGRMGGDPQRINPLVPVDLVIDHSVQVDQFGSDAAFAANVELEYARNKERYALLRWAQTAFKNFRAVPPDTGIVHQVNLEFLAHVVVERKEDDGTPIAFPDTLVGTDSHTTMINGLGVLGWGVGGIEAEAVMLGQPLYLLLPTVVGMRFTGKLKEGVTGTDLVLTVTQRLRAHGVVGKFVEFFGPGVSALPLAQRATIANMSPEYGATAGLFPVDDETLRYLRNTARPDRVVDLVERYTKAQGLFRTDTAPEPQYSELLELDLSTVEPSLAGPKRPQDRVAMRELKESFRAAYPGLMEGNGAAATDGHAGPGHGSVAIAAITSCTNTSNPALLVGAGLLARNAVQKGLSVKPWVKTSLAPGSRAVTDYLHDAGLLSFLEQLKFNLVGYGCTTCIGNSGPLPDEVASTITDQNLTVAAVLSGNRNFEGRIHPQVKANYLASPPLVVAYALAGTVDIDLDREPLGTDKSGAAVYLRDIWPSDREVADEIEKSVRPQLFARSYGDVFTGDERWRSLPVPTGDLYDWDAESTYVQEPPFFTDLAAEPGPLSDVHGARVLAMLADSVTTDHISPAGNIPRTSPAGQYLIAHDVRPDEFNSYGSRRGNDRVMVRGTFGNIRLRNELSPGKEGDWTVHLPDGEEMRIFQAAERYREEGVPLLVIAGKEYGTGSSRDWAAKGTLLLGVKAVIAESFERIHRSNLVGMGVLPLQFVNGQTRETLGLTGREVFDIDGIADNLTPGKLLSVRALKEDGTESRFSAQVRIDSPVEVDYHRHGGILQYVLRRLASEHVQTHGATAG, translated from the coding sequence ATGGCCGGGAACTTCGACCCCTTCGGCGCACGCGCCTCGCTGCAGCTCGCGGACGGCAGCAGGGTTGCGTACTACCAGCTAGAGGCGCTCAAGCAGCGCGGCGTCGGGGATCTCGGCCGCCTGCCCTACACCGTGCGTGTGCTGCTGGAGAACGTGCTGCGCCTCTGCGACGGATCGCTCGTCAAAGAGGACGACGTGCTGGCCCTGGCGCGCTGGCAGCCGGGCAACCAGGACTTTCCCTTCCTGCCGGCGCGCGTGCTGCTGCAGGACTTCACCGGCGTACCCTGCGTGGTGGACCTCGCCGCGATGCGCTCGGCCGTCGGCCGCATGGGCGGCGACCCGCAGCGCATCAACCCGCTCGTGCCCGTCGACCTGGTCATCGACCACTCGGTGCAGGTCGATCAGTTCGGCTCCGACGCCGCCTTCGCCGCCAACGTGGAGCTGGAGTACGCGCGCAACAAGGAGCGCTATGCGCTGCTGCGCTGGGCCCAGACCGCCTTCAAGAACTTCCGCGCCGTGCCGCCGGACACCGGTATCGTGCACCAGGTCAACCTGGAGTTCCTCGCGCACGTCGTGGTCGAGCGCAAGGAAGACGACGGCACGCCGATCGCCTTCCCCGACACGCTGGTCGGCACCGACTCGCACACGACGATGATCAACGGCCTCGGCGTGCTCGGCTGGGGTGTGGGCGGCATCGAGGCCGAGGCGGTGATGCTCGGTCAGCCGCTCTACCTGCTGCTGCCGACCGTCGTGGGCATGCGCTTCACGGGCAAGCTCAAGGAGGGGGTGACGGGCACGGACCTCGTGCTCACCGTGACGCAGCGGCTGCGGGCGCACGGTGTGGTTGGCAAGTTCGTCGAGTTCTTCGGTCCCGGCGTCAGCGCCCTGCCGCTGGCCCAGCGGGCCACGATCGCCAACATGTCGCCCGAGTACGGCGCCACCGCCGGCCTCTTCCCCGTGGACGACGAGACGCTGCGCTACCTGCGCAACACGGCGCGGCCTGATCGCGTTGTCGACCTGGTCGAACGCTACACGAAGGCGCAGGGCCTGTTTCGCACCGACACCGCGCCTGAGCCGCAGTATAGCGAGTTGCTGGAGCTCGACCTCTCGACGGTCGAACCCAGCCTCGCCGGGCCGAAGCGGCCGCAGGACCGCGTGGCGATGCGCGAGCTGAAGGAGAGCTTCCGCGCCGCGTATCCCGGGCTGATGGAGGGCAACGGCGCCGCGGCCACCGACGGCCACGCCGGACCCGGCCACGGCTCGGTGGCGATCGCCGCGATTACCAGCTGCACGAACACCTCGAACCCGGCGCTGCTCGTCGGCGCGGGCCTGCTGGCGCGCAACGCCGTGCAGAAGGGTCTCAGCGTCAAGCCCTGGGTGAAGACCAGCCTGGCGCCGGGCTCACGCGCCGTGACCGACTACCTGCACGACGCCGGTCTGCTCTCATTTCTGGAACAGCTCAAGTTCAACCTCGTAGGCTACGGCTGCACCACCTGCATCGGCAACAGCGGTCCGCTGCCCGACGAGGTCGCGAGCACGATCACGGACCAGAACCTGACCGTCGCCGCCGTGCTCAGCGGCAACCGCAACTTCGAGGGACGCATCCATCCGCAGGTCAAGGCGAACTACCTCGCCTCACCGCCGCTGGTCGTCGCCTACGCGCTGGCCGGCACGGTGGACATCGACCTCGACCGCGAGCCGCTGGGCACGGACAAGAGCGGCGCCGCGGTTTACCTGCGCGACATCTGGCCCAGCGACCGCGAGGTGGCCGACGAGATCGAGAAGTCGGTGCGGCCGCAGCTCTTCGCCCGCAGCTACGGCGATGTGTTCACCGGCGACGAGCGCTGGCGCAGCCTGCCCGTACCTACCGGGGACCTGTACGACTGGGACGCGGAATCGACGTACGTGCAGGAGCCGCCCTTCTTCACCGATCTCGCGGCCGAACCCGGCCCGCTTAGCGACGTTCACGGCGCCCGCGTGCTGGCGATGCTGGCCGACTCGGTGACGACCGACCACATTTCGCCCGCCGGCAACATCCCCCGCACCAGCCCGGCGGGACAGTACCTGATCGCCCACGACGTGCGACCGGATGAGTTCAACAGCTACGGCTCGCGCCGCGGCAACGACCGCGTGATGGTGCGCGGCACCTTCGGCAACATCCGTCTGCGCAACGAGCTGTCGCCCGGCAAAGAAGGCGACTGGACTGTGCACCTGCCCGATGGCGAGGAGATGCGCATCTTCCAGGCGGCCGAACGCTACCGCGAGGAAGGCGTGCCGCTGCTGGTGATCGCGGGCAAGGAGTACGGCACCGGCAGCTCGCGTGACTGGGCGGCGAAGGGCACGCTGCTGCTGGGCGTGAAAGCGGTGATCGCCGAGAGCTTCGAGCGCATCCACCGCAGCAACCTGGTGGGCATGGGCGTGCTGCCACTGCAGTTTGTGAATGGCCAGACGCGCGAGACGCTGGGCCTGACGGGGCGCGAAGTCTTTGACATCGACGGCATCGCCGACAATCTGACGCCGGGCAAGCTACTCAGCGTGCGGGCGCTGAAGGAAGACGGGACGGAATCTCGCTTTTCAGCGCAGGTGCGCATCGACAGCCCGGTCGAGGTGGACTACCACCGCCACGGGGGCATCTTGCAGTACGTGCTGCGGCGGCTGGCTTCGGAACACGTGCAGACACATGGCGCCACGGCGGGCTGA